The following coding sequences are from one Balneolales bacterium ANBcel1 window:
- the rfbC gene encoding dTDP-4-dehydrorhamnose 3,5-epimerase, producing MEFVPTELEEVVLVRPKIFKDRRGFFAETYRQELFEQAGIDKRFIQDNISRSVQGTLRGLHYQAERPQAKLVMVTSGEILDVAVDVRRNSPTFGRHVSCRLSEANKEMLYIPEGFAHGFFVLSAEATFLYKCSDYYHPEGERGIRWNDPEIGIEWPSSTPILSAKDQKLPFLSELKSDDFGG from the coding sequence ATGGAGTTTGTTCCCACAGAACTGGAAGAAGTGGTGCTGGTCAGGCCCAAAATTTTCAAGGATCGCCGCGGTTTTTTTGCAGAGACATATCGACAGGAATTGTTTGAGCAAGCGGGAATTGACAAGCGTTTTATACAGGACAACATATCGCGGTCGGTGCAGGGTACCTTGCGCGGGCTCCATTACCAGGCAGAGCGGCCCCAGGCCAAACTGGTGATGGTCACCTCCGGCGAAATCCTGGATGTAGCGGTGGATGTGCGCCGGAATTCCCCGACATTCGGGAGGCACGTAAGCTGCCGTCTCTCCGAAGCCAACAAGGAGATGCTCTACATCCCCGAGGGTTTCGCACACGGTTTTTTTGTACTCTCCGCGGAAGCGACTTTCCTCTACAAATGCAGCGATTACTATCACCCTGAAGGGGAACGGGGCATTCGCTGGAACGATCCGGAAATCGGAATCGAATGGCCCTCTTCGACGCCCATTTTATCTGCAAAAGATCAAAAACTTCCGTTTCTTTCTGAACTCAAGTCCGATGATTTCGGGGGGTGA
- the rfbD gene encoding dTDP-4-dehydrorhamnose reductase — protein sequence MTPENQRWLLLGAGGQLGAEWARYLKTHGYAYKACTRKEVDITRPDEVRGVIAKFRPDIVINAAAYTAVDQAEEDAVTAGKVNSVAAGNLARLCADHGTLLVHYSTDYVFAGKLEDRAAYPEGYPEAAEPHPVNRYGETKWMGEKAIQQERCPHLIVRVSWLCGHYGNNFIHTMLRLAREKKQINVVNDQHGCPTFTRPAVLNTMALIEAEQRGTWHISSAGETTWYDFAKAVFEKHRSRGNGTDRNHGPVSVIPIPTSEYPTKAARPEWSRLCIKRLAEVKGSRILPWQEELAEFMRDLPD from the coding sequence ATGACACCTGAAAATCAGCGCTGGCTGCTCCTTGGCGCGGGTGGTCAGCTTGGCGCGGAATGGGCCCGGTATCTCAAAACCCACGGCTATGCGTACAAAGCATGTACCCGCAAGGAGGTGGACATCACCCGTCCCGATGAGGTGCGCGGTGTGATCGCGAAATTTCGTCCGGATATTGTAATCAATGCGGCGGCATACACGGCGGTCGACCAGGCCGAAGAGGACGCGGTTACCGCCGGCAAGGTCAATTCGGTGGCTGCCGGCAATCTGGCCCGGCTATGCGCGGACCACGGCACACTGCTGGTCCATTACTCCACGGATTATGTTTTTGCCGGGAAGCTGGAAGACCGCGCCGCCTACCCTGAAGGGTATCCGGAAGCCGCCGAGCCACATCCCGTGAACAGGTACGGTGAAACCAAGTGGATGGGGGAAAAGGCGATTCAGCAAGAAAGGTGCCCGCATCTCATCGTTCGGGTTTCCTGGCTGTGCGGCCATTACGGCAATAATTTCATCCATACCATGCTGAGACTGGCTCGCGAAAAAAAACAGATAAACGTAGTCAACGACCAGCACGGGTGTCCCACCTTTACCCGGCCCGCCGTCCTCAATACCATGGCTCTGATCGAAGCGGAACAGCGGGGAACCTGGCACATTTCATCTGCGGGAGAGACAACATGGTACGATTTCGCCAAAGCCGTCTTCGAAAAGCACAGAAGCCGGGGAAACGGTACCGACCGGAACCATGGCCCGGTTTCGGTGATCCCCATTCCGACCTCGGAGTACCCGACCAAAGCCGCCAGGCCGGAATGGTCACGATTGTGCATCAAAAGATTGGCGGAAGTAAAAGGATCACGTATTTTGCCCTGGCAGGAAGAGCTGGCGGAATTCATGCGGGACCTGCCGGACTGA
- a CDS encoding class I SAM-dependent methyltransferase, whose product MPDSPASETHPLIACRNWLEVLEEHQDADPADFALRFRDNGDFPAREIADQLHCYPRAESKLGAFHRPGMIYTREALEQSSGFAAAVFRASEWPAAVVTDLTGGLGIDSAAWASAGARVFYCERNTVLAGLARHNHRLQELTDRIKYFSGDAIRWLETHAHTFAGQGSEHGSAPSTAAIGKTTGTPEVPRTGSLIYVDPSRRFSGRRVYALQESDPPVLDHLDLLRSSADRYLIKLSPMVDPAETARLLPDAERLMAISVDGEVKELLADCNPARPARSAVIFESVLLHRDGTVRFRLAGEQTGTPAPEVDAVGTYLFEADPALFKMRLIDALSGRFGLRRVHPEIGYLTGNRTIEDFPGRTYRVDAILPYKPKQVNKWLSGMGMRCVHIHRRGFPLTVDQLYKKLQCRMGDDAHLIATRDYTGSLVILVARAVPQ is encoded by the coding sequence TCGTGACAATGGAGACTTCCCCGCCCGGGAGATCGCCGACCAGCTGCATTGCTACCCCAGGGCAGAATCAAAACTCGGAGCGTTTCACCGACCGGGAATGATCTACACCCGCGAGGCGCTTGAACAGTCATCCGGGTTCGCCGCTGCCGTTTTCAGGGCCTCGGAGTGGCCCGCCGCCGTGGTGACCGATCTTACCGGCGGACTCGGAATCGATTCCGCAGCATGGGCATCGGCGGGTGCCCGCGTATTTTACTGTGAGCGCAATACCGTGCTGGCCGGCCTGGCGCGGCATAATCACCGCTTGCAGGAACTGACAGACCGCATCAAATATTTCAGTGGGGATGCGATCAGGTGGCTTGAAACCCATGCACACACATTTGCCGGCCAGGGTTCGGAACACGGTTCGGCCCCATCCACAGCAGCCATCGGAAAAACCACCGGCACTCCGGAAGTTCCTCGAACAGGCTCGCTGATCTACGTCGATCCGTCCCGCCGATTTTCCGGCCGACGTGTGTATGCTCTGCAGGAGAGCGATCCACCGGTGCTGGATCACCTGGATCTGCTTCGCTCTTCAGCTGACCGCTACCTGATTAAGCTGTCACCGATGGTGGATCCGGCCGAAACAGCACGGTTGCTCCCTGATGCGGAGCGCCTGATGGCCATTTCGGTCGATGGTGAGGTCAAGGAGCTGCTGGCTGACTGCAACCCGGCGCGGCCCGCCCGTTCCGCTGTTATATTTGAGTCGGTATTGCTTCACAGAGATGGTACCGTGCGGTTTCGCCTGGCCGGGGAGCAAACCGGCACGCCCGCCCCCGAGGTCGATGCTGTCGGCACATATCTTTTTGAAGCGGATCCGGCATTATTTAAAATGCGCCTGATTGATGCGCTCTCCGGACGGTTTGGCCTGCGTCGAGTACATCCGGAGATCGGTTATCTAACCGGCAACAGGACAATCGAAGATTTTCCCGGACGCACGTACAGGGTCGATGCAATACTTCCGTACAAGCCGAAGCAAGTCAATAAATGGTTGTCCGGTATGGGCATGCGCTGCGTACATATTCACCGGCGCGGTTTTCCCCTGACCGTCGATCAGCTCTACAAAAAACTTCAGTGCCGCATGGGCGATGACGCCCATCTTATTGCTACCAGAGATTATACGGGATCATTGGTGATACTTGTTGCCAGGGCTGTGCCGCAATAA